The proteins below come from a single Limosilactobacillus reuteri genomic window:
- a CDS encoding L-lactate dehydrogenase, translated as MTRKVAVVGMGHVGATVAHYLVAGGFVDDLALFDTNEAKVQADALDLRDAMANLPYHTNLTVNDESQLRDCDVVVSALGKSKLVDTPDHDRFAEFKFTRTQVPLVAKMLVDNGFHGKLVDVTNPCDVITSMYQKLTGLPKEHVMGTGTLLDSARMRARVGEALKVDSRSVVGFNLGEHGNSQFTAWSTVRVLGKPVTELAKERGLKLSELEERARQGGYLVYQGKKYTNYGVATAAVRLTNALLNDARTEMPVSNYREEYGTYLSYPAVVGRDGVVEQLHLDLTPEEESKLATSATYIKERLKKEEERANQLAQAE; from the coding sequence ATGACGAGAAAAGTAGCAGTAGTTGGAATGGGTCACGTTGGGGCAACGGTAGCGCACTATTTAGTTGCTGGTGGCTTTGTCGATGACCTCGCATTATTTGATACTAATGAAGCTAAGGTGCAAGCGGATGCTTTGGACTTACGAGATGCAATGGCCAATTTGCCTTACCATACTAACCTGACTGTTAATGATGAAAGCCAATTGCGTGATTGTGATGTGGTCGTGTCAGCCCTAGGGAAGTCAAAGTTGGTTGATACGCCAGATCATGATCGCTTTGCTGAATTTAAGTTTACGCGGACCCAAGTGCCCTTGGTAGCAAAGATGTTAGTAGACAATGGATTTCACGGTAAGTTAGTTGATGTTACTAACCCTTGTGATGTGATTACCTCAATGTACCAAAAATTAACGGGATTACCAAAAGAACACGTGATGGGGACGGGAACCTTACTCGACTCTGCACGGATGCGGGCCCGGGTTGGTGAAGCTTTGAAAGTTGATTCACGCTCTGTTGTTGGTTTTAATCTTGGGGAACATGGCAATTCGCAATTTACGGCATGGTCGACAGTCCGCGTCCTGGGGAAACCGGTCACTGAACTAGCAAAAGAACGGGGATTAAAGCTTTCTGAGCTAGAAGAACGTGCTCGTCAAGGAGGCTACCTCGTATATCAAGGGAAGAAATACACTAATTATGGTGTTGCCACGGCAGCAGTCCGGTTAACCAACGCATTATTGAATGATGCGCGAACTGAAATGCCAGTTTCTAATTATCGTGAAGAATACGGCACGTACCTTTCATATCCAGCTGTCGTTGGCCGTGACGGGGTAGTGGAGCAGCTGCATCTGGACTTGACGCCGGAAGAAGAATCAAAACTAGCAACATCCGCAACATACATCAAAGAACGATTGAAAAAAGAAGAAGAGCGAGCAAACCAGCTAGCTCAGGCAGAATAG
- a CDS encoding PLP-dependent aminotransferase family protein, which translates to MTKFNFSKRVPADGTDAVGVILKAAADPKIISFAGGLPAPELFPVKAMKEAVDQVFAERGQEVMQYGAAKGVTALRELVLQRVKEKENVTGQLDNVLMTTGSEQALDLVGKAFVNPGDTVLVEQPTYLCALDVFKSYGANFVGVEMDEAGMKMDALEEALKAHPEAKLVYTVPNFQNPTGRTMALKRREKLAELAAKYDVYVLEDNPYGEIRFKGQHVPAVKSFDKTGHVFYMGTFSKTLAPGFRLGWVVADEAVVNKLTVLKQSADLHTDNLAQYAVVEFLKHNDLDAHVKQISDLYGQRKALMTEGLEKYFPQGVKYTDPEGGMFLWVEVPGVEDTVELFKQCLEHNVAFVPGDPFYAGDPQPGAFRLNYSNAQEDQIKAGMKQLGEALQDEGEN; encoded by the coding sequence ATGACCAAGTTTAATTTTTCCAAACGCGTGCCAGCAGATGGAACAGATGCAGTCGGTGTAATCTTAAAAGCAGCGGCGGATCCAAAGATTATTTCTTTTGCTGGAGGATTGCCGGCGCCTGAGCTTTTCCCTGTCAAAGCGATGAAAGAAGCTGTTGACCAGGTGTTTGCTGAACGTGGTCAAGAAGTAATGCAGTATGGAGCCGCTAAAGGGGTGACAGCCCTCCGTGAATTGGTTCTCCAACGTGTCAAAGAAAAAGAAAACGTGACCGGACAGCTAGACAATGTGTTGATGACGACAGGTTCAGAACAAGCTCTTGACTTAGTCGGGAAGGCCTTTGTTAATCCTGGTGATACCGTACTGGTCGAACAGCCAACTTATCTTTGTGCTCTTGATGTCTTTAAATCATATGGTGCCAACTTTGTGGGGGTAGAAATGGATGAAGCGGGGATGAAGATGGATGCCCTAGAAGAAGCATTAAAGGCTCATCCGGAAGCTAAGTTGGTTTACACCGTGCCAAACTTTCAAAATCCAACTGGCCGAACCATGGCACTAAAGCGACGGGAAAAGCTGGCCGAACTAGCCGCTAAATATGATGTTTATGTGTTAGAGGATAATCCTTATGGTGAAATTCGTTTTAAGGGGCAGCATGTGCCAGCAGTTAAGTCGTTTGACAAAACCGGACACGTTTTCTATATGGGGACTTTCTCCAAGACGCTTGCTCCTGGTTTCCGTTTAGGATGGGTGGTAGCCGATGAAGCTGTTGTTAATAAGCTGACGGTACTAAAACAGTCTGCAGACTTGCATACAGATAACTTAGCCCAGTATGCCGTAGTAGAATTTCTGAAGCATAACGACCTTGATGCACATGTCAAGCAAATTAGTGACCTGTATGGGCAACGCAAAGCACTAATGACAGAGGGGCTAGAGAAATACTTCCCCCAAGGTGTTAAATATACTGATCCAGAAGGCGGAATGTTCCTATGGGTTGAAGTACCCGGAGTAGAAGATACTGTTGAGCTTTTTAAGCAATGTCTGGAACATAACGTGGCCTTTGTACCAGGTGACCCATTTTATGCAGGTGACCCACAGCCCGGTGCCTTCCGGTTGAACTACTCCAATGCTCAGGAAGACCAGATCAAGGCAGGAATGAAGCAACTCGGTGAAGCTCTGCAAGACGAGGGAGAGAATTAA
- a CDS encoding DUF1002 domain-containing protein, with translation MRSNKLTKIIITSTLALSLLAVPVSQATVLAAETTSESTSSSSTTQTHTLNKSYVVYGAGAAEKNELNNVLAVDDNFTTLTATASDYQKYINPNGSTTNAAMVSSVAIVPTDPGSGIKVNVKKFNGEDNITKVTAQQYAMVAQMAGVTDVTITVSANRAVSGESALTGVYKAIAADGVSLNEQNTQSANQMLTATNGAIEANKDDSKYPGKLMAAVGDTTKEINQQKKQGTTPTQNQIQVIFNQKLEERNIYNETKNHEQPIINALVRFNNAPISSSKDYSSHVTDTINNVKNSSGDMMNKAKKFLNSQDGQAVKQQAQSWWTRFVNWIRSWF, from the coding sequence GTGCGCTCAAATAAGTTAACCAAAATCATTATTACTTCGACTCTTGCACTATCTTTATTAGCAGTGCCAGTTAGCCAGGCCACAGTTTTGGCGGCTGAAACAACTAGTGAAAGTACGAGTAGCAGTTCAACTACCCAGACTCATACGTTAAATAAATCATATGTTGTATATGGAGCAGGGGCTGCCGAGAAGAATGAATTAAATAATGTGCTAGCAGTCGATGATAATTTTACAACGTTAACCGCTACTGCCAGTGATTATCAGAAGTATATCAATCCGAATGGTTCGACAACTAACGCCGCCATGGTTAGTTCGGTAGCAATTGTCCCTACCGATCCAGGTTCGGGGATTAAAGTTAATGTAAAAAAGTTTAATGGTGAGGATAATATTACTAAAGTAACCGCTCAACAATACGCCATGGTTGCGCAAATGGCGGGGGTTACGGATGTTACTATCACCGTTAGCGCTAACCGGGCCGTTTCTGGGGAGTCAGCTCTAACCGGAGTCTATAAAGCAATTGCGGCAGATGGAGTTAGTTTAAATGAGCAAAATACTCAATCTGCTAACCAAATGTTGACCGCAACAAATGGGGCAATTGAAGCCAATAAGGATGATAGTAAATATCCTGGTAAGTTGATGGCTGCGGTTGGTGATACCACTAAGGAAATTAACCAACAAAAGAAACAAGGAACTACCCCAACGCAAAATCAAATTCAAGTAATCTTTAATCAGAAACTTGAAGAGCGAAACATTTACAATGAAACAAAGAATCATGAACAACCAATTATCAATGCGCTTGTTCGGTTTAATAATGCTCCAATTAGTTCAAGTAAAGACTATAGCTCGCACGTAACTGATACGATTAATAATGTAAAGAATTCATCAGGAGATATGATGAATAAGGCGAAAAAATTCTTGAATTCTCAAGACGGGCAGGCAGTTAAGCAACAAGCTCAGTCTTGGTGGACCCGGTTTGTTAACTGGATCCGTAGCTGGTTTTAA
- a CDS encoding asparaginase has protein sequence MTKKLLLLSTGGTIASVVSDEGLAPGESGEELIKMLGRLEYDITVRDILELDSSNIQPEEWKIIAETIYDHRNEYDGIVVSHGTDTMAYTASMLTFMLQHINIPVVLTGSQVPMNVILSDAPDNLRLAFAAAANCEPGVYIAFNRKVMRGCRSVKVRTTAFDAFESVNVPPVGEVTSDGFSIRDHQHPQPGKSQLNTKIDTHVSLVKLFPGFDPALLHAMAKNGCHGIVIEAYGLGGMTSIRRNMVAAVGELIRNGIPIITSSQCLYERSDLTKYEVGRLALLEGAISARDMTSESAITKLMWGLGQGMDVKEIADFFNTDVAGEVTLD, from the coding sequence ATGACGAAAAAATTATTACTCCTTTCAACCGGTGGAACTATTGCCTCGGTTGTCTCTGATGAAGGACTAGCTCCAGGCGAATCTGGTGAAGAATTAATCAAAATGCTTGGTCGGCTGGAATATGACATTACTGTTCGTGATATTCTCGAATTAGATTCATCCAATATTCAACCAGAAGAATGGAAAATTATTGCCGAAACGATCTATGACCATCGTAATGAATATGATGGGATAGTCGTTTCACATGGGACAGATACGATGGCTTATACTGCTTCAATGCTGACTTTCATGCTTCAACATATAAATATTCCGGTTGTGCTAACTGGAAGCCAAGTTCCTATGAATGTGATTCTTAGTGATGCCCCTGATAACTTACGACTTGCCTTTGCAGCCGCTGCTAACTGCGAGCCAGGAGTCTATATTGCTTTTAATCGTAAAGTAATGCGTGGTTGTCGGAGTGTTAAAGTACGGACAACCGCCTTCGATGCCTTCGAAAGTGTGAATGTCCCACCAGTAGGAGAAGTTACTTCAGACGGTTTTTCCATTAGGGATCACCAGCATCCCCAACCTGGTAAAAGTCAATTAAATACTAAGATCGATACTCATGTTTCACTGGTAAAGCTCTTCCCAGGATTTGATCCTGCCTTGCTCCATGCAATGGCTAAAAATGGCTGTCACGGAATTGTGATTGAAGCGTATGGTCTCGGAGGAATGACCTCGATTCGGCGAAATATGGTCGCTGCGGTTGGTGAATTAATCCGCAATGGCATTCCAATTATTACTTCCAGTCAGTGTCTTTACGAACGAAGCGACTTGACAAAATACGAGGTCGGACGACTTGCACTACTAGAAGGAGCAATCAGCGCCCGCGATATGACTTCCGAAAGTGCCATCACTAAATTAATGTGGGGTCTTGGTCAAGGGATGGATGTTAAAGAAATTGCAGACTTCTTCAATACTGATGTTGCTGGTGAAGTAACTTTAGATTAA
- a CDS encoding LysR family transcriptional regulator, whose protein sequence is MIDNYLLEELVTFASEKTLAKTAEKLSVTQPTVTRGMQKLEDELGIQLFDRQPNRIVLTDTGKLAAEKATEVLAVNRNFVQQLQNYAARQSVIKIASIAPGPLILLRVKSASFSTQISIDKKFITHDQITTSLLNNEDSIIISDQEIQTDQIESRYLGTENLYVNLDKFMYLANSQQVSFKDLAGLSFVVLNDIGPWKEIIKKYIPNAKFLYQEEWAALTEITKYSSFPYFSTNITTVNPQQRTSNDDRVRLPITDEVATMTFYANYLKKQRKSLMPLLNEISQSWPNLS, encoded by the coding sequence ATGATTGATAATTACTTGCTTGAAGAATTAGTGACCTTCGCCAGTGAAAAAACACTTGCTAAAACCGCTGAAAAACTTAGCGTTACCCAGCCGACAGTTACCCGGGGGATGCAAAAATTAGAAGACGAGCTTGGGATTCAATTATTTGACCGCCAGCCCAACCGGATCGTCCTCACTGATACCGGAAAATTAGCTGCTGAAAAAGCTACTGAAGTTCTCGCCGTCAACCGTAATTTTGTTCAACAACTTCAAAATTATGCTGCTCGACAATCAGTAATTAAAATCGCATCAATTGCTCCGGGTCCATTAATTCTGCTTCGCGTAAAAAGTGCATCTTTTTCTACACAAATTTCGATTGACAAGAAGTTTATTACTCATGACCAAATCACCACTTCACTTTTAAATAATGAAGATTCAATAATTATCAGCGACCAAGAGATTCAGACTGATCAAATTGAATCGCGTTATTTAGGGACCGAAAATCTCTATGTTAATCTTGATAAATTTATGTACCTTGCTAATTCCCAACAGGTTTCTTTTAAGGACTTAGCCGGATTAAGTTTTGTCGTTTTGAACGATATCGGACCGTGGAAAGAAATTATCAAAAAATATATTCCAAATGCTAAATTTTTATATCAAGAAGAATGGGCCGCGCTTACTGAAATCACAAAATATTCTAGTTTTCCATACTTTAGTACTAATATAACAACAGTTAATCCACAACAACGTACGTCAAACGACGATCGAGTCCGACTCCCGATTACCGATGAAGTTGCGACAATGACGTTTTATGCTAATTACCTTAAGAAACAAAGAAAATCCTTAATGCCCTTACTTAATGAAATTAGCCAAAGCTGGCCTAATTTAAGTTAA
- a CDS encoding aldo/keto reductase, translating into MTNVPTVKLNNGVEMPTLGFGVFQVPDLSQAEQAVTDALEVGYRLIDTAAVYQNEEAVGKAIKNSSVNREDVFVTSKLWVSDFNYKRAKAGIDASLQKLGLDYMDLYLLHQPYGDTMGAWRTLQEAQKEGKIRAIGVSNFYADQLKDLELTMPVKPAVNQIEVNPWYQQDQEVKFAQSEDIRVEAWAPFAEGRHDIFTNETIAETAAKYGKSNGQVILRWLLQRGITVIPKSVHKNRMEENIDVFDFELSDDDMKKMASLNKNESQFFDHRDPVTIEQIFGSSLKMVQDDEK; encoded by the coding sequence ATGACAAATGTACCAACAGTAAAATTAAATAACGGAGTAGAAATGCCAACCCTTGGATTTGGAGTATTCCAAGTTCCAGACTTAAGTCAAGCTGAACAAGCAGTTACCGATGCTCTTGAAGTCGGCTATCGTTTAATTGATACTGCTGCTGTTTACCAAAATGAAGAAGCAGTTGGCAAGGCAATTAAGAATAGTAGTGTAAACCGTGAAGATGTCTTTGTAACTTCTAAGTTATGGGTGTCTGATTTTAACTATAAGCGGGCTAAAGCAGGGATTGACGCTTCACTGCAAAAGCTTGGCCTTGATTACATGGATCTTTACCTTCTTCATCAACCATATGGCGATACAATGGGTGCTTGGCGAACATTACAAGAAGCACAAAAGGAAGGTAAGATTCGCGCAATCGGTGTATCGAACTTCTACGCTGATCAACTAAAGGATCTTGAATTAACAATGCCTGTTAAGCCAGCGGTCAACCAAATTGAAGTTAACCCTTGGTACCAACAAGACCAAGAAGTTAAGTTTGCGCAAAGTGAAGATATTCGTGTTGAAGCATGGGCACCATTTGCGGAAGGTAGGCATGATATCTTTACCAACGAAACAATTGCGGAGACTGCTGCTAAATATGGCAAGAGCAATGGTCAAGTAATTCTTCGCTGGCTTTTACAACGGGGCATTACTGTCATTCCAAAGTCAGTCCACAAGAACCGGATGGAAGAAAACATCGATGTTTTTGATTTTGAACTTTCCGATGATGATATGAAAAAAATGGCTAGTCTTAACAAGAACGAAAGTCAATTCTTTGACCACCGTGACCCGGTTACGATTGAACAGATCTTTGGCTCCAGCTTAAAGATGGTTCAAGATGATGAAAAATAA
- a CDS encoding NAD(P)H-binding protein, with translation MKYAVTAATGNLGQAAVKELNKLAGAENVIAIARNTDKAAKLFPNNEVRQGDYEDKSSMINTFNGIDHVLFISSQPGGKVDRATAHANVVDALKENNIKFVAYTSFPDAQNSTAALATDHRLTENAIKEAGIDHSFLRNNWYLENEIGFLQSGAASCDALYWANNKAGWALELDYAEGAAKVITSEDPREVYEFAGKTRTYDELGKALQEATGNDFTIKQISHDDYVKSLEKAGLDTPTAELFASFQDPINSGNLNKESNDLEEVLGHPVTPLVDAIKEVLAR, from the coding sequence ATGAAATATGCTGTAACTGCTGCTACTGGTAACTTAGGACAAGCTGCTGTTAAAGAATTAAACAAGTTAGCTGGTGCAGAAAATGTTATTGCTATTGCCCGGAACACTGATAAGGCTGCTAAGCTCTTTCCTAATAATGAAGTTCGTCAAGGAGATTACGAAGATAAGTCATCAATGATCAATACTTTTAATGGAATCGATCACGTTCTCTTTATTTCATCTCAACCAGGTGGTAAGGTTGATCGTGCTACTGCTCATGCTAATGTAGTTGATGCATTAAAGGAAAACAATATTAAATTTGTTGCCTATACTAGTTTTCCCGACGCACAAAATTCTACTGCTGCCCTTGCAACTGACCACCGCCTTACAGAAAATGCAATTAAAGAAGCAGGCATTGATCACTCATTCCTTCGTAACAACTGGTATCTTGAAAACGAAATTGGTTTCCTTCAAAGTGGAGCTGCTAGTTGCGATGCATTGTACTGGGCTAACAACAAAGCTGGTTGGGCACTTGAACTTGATTACGCAGAAGGGGCTGCAAAAGTTATTACCAGTGAAGATCCTCGTGAAGTTTACGAATTTGCTGGTAAAACCCGTACTTATGATGAATTAGGAAAAGCTCTCCAAGAAGCTACTGGCAATGATTTTACTATCAAGCAGATTTCCCATGATGATTATGTAAAATCATTAGAAAAAGCTGGCTTAGATACTCCAACAGCTGAACTTTTCGCATCATTCCAAGACCCAATCAACTCTGGAAATCTTAATAAAGAAAGTAACGATTTAGAAGAAGTTCTTGGACACCCCGTTACTCCACTTGTTGATGCTATCAAAGAAGTCCTTGCACGGTAA
- a CDS encoding HesB/YadR/YfhF family protein: MQLIITDAASKWFQQKFNLASGNGVKFYGKTIQPHNVKHGPKQGYKPESTLDEATIVIKKDGINYHVNFADAWFFSGLVVTVDYQQEAEEPVFIFRREDNGGTDVDAATGASRKYEEYWE; the protein is encoded by the coding sequence GTGCAATTAATTATTACTGATGCTGCTAGCAAGTGGTTCCAACAAAAATTTAACCTCGCTAGTGGAAATGGAGTAAAATTTTATGGTAAAACAATTCAACCACACAATGTTAAACATGGTCCTAAGCAAGGGTATAAACCAGAATCGACGCTCGATGAGGCAACAATCGTCATAAAAAAAGATGGTATTAATTACCATGTTAACTTTGCGGATGCTTGGTTCTTCTCAGGACTAGTTGTTACTGTTGATTATCAGCAAGAGGCAGAAGAGCCAGTTTTTATTTTTCGCCGTGAAGATAATGGTGGAACAGATGTTGATGCTGCAACTGGGGCATCACGAAAGTATGAAGAATATTGGGAATAA
- a CDS encoding type 1 glutamine amidotransferase, translated as MRINVLQHTPNEGPGTIQEWSQDRGHEMYVYHPYQFGNLPTADETDMLIILGGPMSPNDDLTWIKQERVLIQRLLDAHKPIFGACYGAQQIAKTLGYAVKKAPHKEVGWAPVYLKSDLISDIPQKLTALHWHEEMFEVPAQADLLFSSDLVKNQGFVMNGNVIGLQFHFEPTADNVREIAVNDDQYPLDHNDLHQNGKEIIQHGVPAENKRVMYRLLDFIANS; from the coding sequence ATGAGAATCAATGTTTTGCAACACACGCCAAATGAAGGACCAGGAACAATTCAAGAATGGTCACAGGATCGCGGACATGAGATGTACGTTTATCATCCCTATCAGTTTGGTAATTTGCCGACTGCTGATGAGACTGATATGTTGATTATTCTTGGCGGTCCCATGAGCCCTAATGACGACTTAACGTGGATCAAGCAAGAGCGAGTTTTAATTCAGCGACTATTGGATGCTCATAAGCCAATTTTTGGCGCGTGTTATGGGGCTCAACAGATCGCTAAGACACTCGGTTATGCCGTAAAGAAGGCACCACATAAAGAAGTTGGTTGGGCGCCGGTGTATCTAAAAAGCGATCTTATTTCCGATATTCCCCAAAAATTAACTGCTCTGCATTGGCACGAAGAGATGTTTGAAGTTCCAGCTCAAGCAGACTTATTATTTAGTAGTGACTTAGTTAAAAATCAAGGCTTTGTTATGAACGGTAATGTTATTGGACTTCAGTTCCACTTTGAGCCGACAGCAGATAATGTTCGCGAGATTGCTGTAAATGATGATCAGTATCCATTAGACCATAATGATCTTCACCAAAATGGAAAAGAAATTATTCAGCATGGCGTTCCGGCTGAAAATAAGCGAGTTATGTATCGGTTATTGGATTTTATCGCAAATAGCTAA
- a CDS encoding EAL domain-containing protein has translation MMANFENFLWWIFIIFTLTCGGFCIEAHYRYKNKDGIDNEHKFSNKYKYFGQPVYDKQNKIHGYELLLREYNHHTNKWQLPRNVVDFPLSKIVSTIQEINPQLKDIANLSLNMTVSQITDFRAEYFFTWVLGTTNIKQLVIELDANDIRRANIFKRKEILYILRKIKRLQIKVTIENIDSSKKTYNLLQQYLPDIAYLKFNIHSFNKSANHWIDVTLAQWQRRSAIFNIEMIVGKIEDANHIALVNQLNIPFRQGYAYGHPENLKK, from the coding sequence ATGATGGCAAATTTTGAAAATTTTCTTTGGTGGATATTCATTATCTTTACCCTAACTTGTGGCGGCTTTTGTATTGAGGCTCACTATCGATATAAAAATAAAGACGGGATTGATAATGAGCACAAATTTTCAAATAAATATAAGTATTTTGGCCAACCTGTTTATGACAAACAGAATAAAATTCATGGTTATGAACTTTTATTACGGGAATACAATCATCATACTAATAAATGGCAATTACCACGAAACGTTGTGGACTTCCCCCTCAGTAAAATTGTTTCTACAATCCAAGAAATCAATCCACAGTTAAAAGATATCGCAAACTTATCGTTAAATATGACCGTCAGCCAAATTACCGATTTTCGCGCTGAGTATTTCTTTACTTGGGTCTTAGGAACGACAAATATTAAGCAACTAGTCATTGAATTAGATGCTAATGATATTAGACGTGCCAATATTTTTAAACGTAAAGAAATATTATATATACTAAGAAAAATCAAACGACTTCAAATTAAAGTTACTATTGAAAATATTGATTCTTCTAAAAAAACATACAATTTGTTACAGCAGTATTTGCCAGATATTGCCTATTTAAAATTTAATATTCATTCTTTTAATAAGTCAGCAAATCACTGGATAGATGTTACACTCGCACAGTGGCAACGAAGAAGCGCCATTTTTAACATTGAAATGATTGTCGGTAAAATTGAAGATGCTAACCATATTGCATTAGTAAATCAACTAAATATCCCTTTCCGTCAAGGTTATGCTTACGGTCATCCAGAAAATTTAAAAAAATAA
- a CDS encoding glycosyltransferase family 2 protein: MVSNIFYEAFQTNSPWMISLIIINLILCIYPILGAMFWFFGAISYVLFRQKEELPPKAEITTEPFVTIMIPAHNEEIVIKSTLEYLLTQLNYHNYEVLVMDDGSDDRTPEILRSMQAKHSRLRVIRIEQNQGKAHAFNIGLFFAKGEYILSNDADTIPETDALIKYMQYFTSTNGINYAAITANMDVYNRSSLWGKSQTVEFSSIVGIIKRSQTAINNTMYAYSGANTMYRRDFLINVGGFRQDRATEDISIAWDHTFINATPKFAPDIVFHMNVPETFHDLYRQRKRWAQGGTEVWLSNFLKVFRHPWQYRFVIPMLTDTTLSIIWSFFFWITSIIFIITMLYFAIIGNYERIWHGIVMSMIFVNFQLIAGLFQVLAALILDFNGSKLRYLMFSPLYLLFTWIVNPLTIVTTFHKAIKTVTGHGSGKWVSPERKVVDNDGKF, from the coding sequence ATGGTTTCTAACATTTTCTATGAAGCATTTCAAACTAACTCCCCATGGATGATCTCTCTTATAATAATCAATTTAATTTTATGTATATATCCTATTTTAGGAGCGATGTTCTGGTTCTTTGGTGCAATATCATATGTTCTATTTCGCCAAAAAGAAGAATTACCACCAAAAGCTGAAATTACCACCGAACCTTTTGTCACGATTATGATTCCAGCTCATAACGAAGAAATAGTAATAAAAAGCACTTTAGAGTATTTATTAACCCAATTGAATTACCATAATTATGAAGTGCTGGTAATGGATGACGGAAGCGATGATCGCACCCCTGAGATTCTTCGCTCAATGCAAGCAAAACATTCTCGTCTCAGAGTTATTAGAATCGAACAAAATCAAGGAAAGGCCCATGCATTTAATATTGGGCTTTTCTTTGCTAAGGGTGAATATATTTTGAGCAATGATGCTGATACTATCCCTGAAACTGATGCACTGATAAAGTATATGCAATATTTTACAAGTACTAACGGGATTAACTATGCTGCTATTACTGCTAATATGGACGTTTATAATCGTTCCTCATTATGGGGTAAATCTCAAACGGTTGAATTTTCCAGTATTGTTGGCATAATCAAACGAAGTCAAACTGCCATTAATAACACGATGTATGCATACAGCGGTGCAAATACCATGTATCGACGCGATTTTCTTATTAACGTTGGTGGTTTCCGCCAAGATCGGGCGACTGAGGATATTAGCATTGCCTGGGACCATACCTTTATTAATGCTACTCCGAAGTTTGCTCCAGATATCGTTTTCCATATGAATGTTCCTGAAACGTTTCACGATTTATATCGGCAACGTAAGCGATGGGCCCAAGGTGGGACAGAAGTTTGGCTTTCTAATTTTCTGAAGGTTTTTCGCCATCCGTGGCAATATCGGTTTGTCATCCCCATGCTAACAGACACAACCTTATCGATTATTTGGTCTTTCTTTTTTTGGATAACAAGTATCATTTTCATTATTACAATGTTGTATTTTGCAATAATTGGTAACTACGAACGGATTTGGCACGGCATTGTTATGAGTATGATCTTTGTCAACTTTCAATTAATAGCCGGTCTTTTTCAAGTACTGGCGGCATTGATTCTTGATTTTAATGGATCTAAGTTACGCTATTTAATGTTTTCGCCACTTTATCTCTTATTTACCTGGATCGTTAATCCTTTAACAATCGTTACTACATTTCATAAAGCGATAAAAACTGTTACCGGCCATGGAAGTGGTAAATGGGTTAGTCCTGAAAGAAAGGTAGTTGACAATGATGGCAAATTTTGA
- a CDS encoding ABC transporter permease codes for MKNNYHDMYFEHHHWLLKIRQTLIMFLSWCILLIPIIITTSTYVAYRTNGHRGHFFWDYAQGFRELNFLVIILLFALGMIGVFCITMGYIQAQRTRGLTTKWPMFDINKSHLQRQRAESFMTKQFGDFEMRINTRNFAVKPEQNLAKNKLRDIINKPIGDDKDGF; via the coding sequence ATGAAAAATAATTACCATGATATGTATTTTGAGCACCACCACTGGCTCTTAAAAATTCGACAAACACTAATTATGTTCCTTAGCTGGTGCATTTTACTTATCCCCATTATTATCACTACTTCAACCTATGTGGCTTACCGGACAAATGGTCATCGCGGGCATTTTTTCTGGGATTATGCTCAAGGATTTCGTGAACTTAATTTTTTAGTAATCATTTTGCTATTTGCTTTAGGAATGATTGGGGTATTCTGCATTACAATGGGATATATCCAAGCTCAAAGGACTCGTGGACTAACTACAAAATGGCCCATGTTCGACATTAACAAAAGTCATTTACAACGCCAACGAGCTGAATCATTCATGACTAAGCAGTTTGGTGATTTTGAGATGCGAATAAATACGCGCAATTTTGCTGTTAAGCCTGAACAAAATCTAGCCAAGAATAAACTGCGCGATATTATTAACAAGCCCATAGGAGATGATAAAGATGGTTTCTAA